One window of Pseudacidobacterium ailaaui genomic DNA carries:
- the dapF gene encoding diaminopimelate epimerase: MIPFVKAHACGNDFLVIETKHVSADRQRETAIRLCQRNTGIGADGVEYLEWTGDRAGKIRLFNADGSIAELSGNGTRCVAAWMAHEKGLQHRDTILLETDAGPRECQIIEREGSGYQIASRMGVPKISPRQVNLKGQQIEGIAVSIGNPHFVVFVQDTSFLVAGRSWQEVGHDLCFHPDFPQQTNVEFVHVVRADEIEFRIYERGVGPTTSSGTGTCASAVAAIAHRGGARHLLVRAQGGEQRVEWDGSTEVLLTGPAHLIAQGEAF; encoded by the coding sequence TTGATTCCCTTTGTAAAGGCCCATGCCTGCGGCAATGATTTTCTGGTAATTGAGACCAAGCATGTCAGTGCGGACCGGCAGCGCGAGACCGCCATCCGCCTGTGCCAGCGCAATACAGGAATCGGCGCCGACGGCGTAGAGTATCTGGAATGGACCGGAGACCGCGCAGGAAAAATCAGGCTCTTCAATGCGGACGGTTCGATTGCCGAGCTTTCCGGAAACGGCACCCGCTGCGTGGCCGCCTGGATGGCGCATGAAAAGGGACTTCAGCACAGAGACACCATTTTGCTGGAAACCGATGCAGGGCCGCGTGAGTGTCAGATTATCGAACGTGAAGGCAGTGGCTACCAGATTGCTTCGCGCATGGGCGTGCCCAAGATCAGCCCGCGCCAGGTAAACCTGAAAGGCCAGCAGATAGAGGGCATCGCCGTCTCTATTGGCAATCCGCATTTTGTGGTCTTTGTGCAGGATACCTCTTTCCTTGTGGCAGGCCGCAGCTGGCAGGAGGTTGGTCACGATCTCTGCTTTCACCCTGATTTTCCGCAGCAGACCAATGTTGAATTTGTGCATGTGGTCCGCGCAGATGAGATCGAGTTTCGGATTTATGAGCGCGGCGTGGGGCCCACAACTTCTTCCGGCACCGGGACCTGTGCCTCAGCCGTGGCCGCCATTGCGCATCGGGGCGGAGCCAGGCACCTTTTGGTCCGCGCGCAAGGGGGTGAGCAGCGGGTGGAGTGGGACGGCAGCACCGAAGTCCTGTTGACCGGACCGGCGCATCTGATTGCGCAAGGCGAGGCGTTCTAG
- a CDS encoding S66 peptidase family protein yields the protein MLKPAAVAPDARVAVIAPASSSKPERLARGLEALRARGYDAEFGQFAQGRLAPYFSGTVEERLADLHAAFADPEVQAIFCTRGGYGSNYLLEDIDLDIIRENPKPLFGYSDMTAVQTWLLDQTGLVAFHGPMVAADFAVSGGVHDLSLDAALDGDLIVAGAAEGLRVLKPGRARGVMYGGCLSILTSCLGTRFAPQTEGKLLFLEDIGAKPYQIDRMLRQMVLAGKFDGVCGFIFGEMLDCASPGAPADLVEQVILRVLDWFDGPIAIGLRSGHVSHSNVTLPFGIEAELVLEDAPLLRYLEPAVQSE from the coding sequence ATGCTGAAGCCCGCCGCAGTAGCGCCCGATGCACGCGTGGCCGTGATTGCTCCGGCGAGTTCATCGAAGCCAGAGCGCCTGGCGCGTGGTCTGGAGGCTTTGCGCGCGCGTGGATACGATGCCGAATTTGGACAGTTCGCGCAGGGACGGCTGGCCCCTTACTTTTCCGGAACAGTCGAAGAGCGGCTTGCTGACCTGCATGCGGCCTTTGCTGACCCCGAAGTGCAGGCCATCTTCTGTACCCGTGGCGGTTACGGATCAAATTATCTGCTTGAAGACATTGACCTCGACATCATCCGCGAAAACCCAAAGCCACTCTTTGGCTACAGTGACATGACCGCTGTGCAGACGTGGCTTCTTGACCAGACCGGACTGGTCGCCTTTCATGGCCCCATGGTTGCCGCCGATTTCGCAGTCAGCGGCGGTGTGCATGATCTGAGCCTGGATGCCGCCCTGGATGGAGACCTGATCGTTGCTGGCGCAGCCGAGGGGCTGCGTGTGCTCAAGCCGGGACGGGCGCGCGGCGTGATGTATGGCGGTTGCCTAAGCATCCTGACCTCTTGCCTGGGCACACGCTTTGCGCCGCAGACAGAAGGAAAGCTGCTCTTTCTGGAAGATATAGGCGCAAAACCTTACCAGATAGACCGAATGCTGCGGCAGATGGTGCTCGCTGGAAAATTTGATGGCGTCTGCGGGTTCATTTTTGGAGAGATGCTGGATTGCGCATCTCCCGGAGCACCGGCGGACCTGGTGGAACAAGTCATTTTGCGCGTACTTGACTGGTTCGACGGTCCGATAGCAATCGGATTACGCTCGGGCCACGTCTCACACAGCAATGTGACCCTTCCGTTCGGGATTGAGGCTGAATTGGTCCTTGAAGACGCCCCGCTCTTGCGCTACCTCGAACCAGCAGTGCAGTCTGAGTAA
- the mpl gene encoding UDP-N-acetylmuramate:L-alanyl-gamma-D-glutamyl-meso-diaminopimelate ligase produces the protein MQNKHIHLIGICGTAMASLAGLLQLKGHHVTGSDDAAYPPMSDLLSSLRIPVAEPFSEENLKPHPDLVIIGNAISRGNVELEYVLDQRIPFTSLAALMHHEFLRGRESLVVAGTHGKTTTTSMLAWIYEVASRQQPELAPSFLIGGVAENFGASFQLREGRPFIIEGDEYDTAFFDKGPKFMHYFPDALILTHVEFDHADIYRDLDQVKTAFKRLVNLVPRRGRIVAYDGAANVSECVARAFCKVERYGFAPDATWRITDLHFAEGQTRWKVQHEGMPFAELALNMAGEHNALNATAAAALAAGQGVSLAAIQEALITFQSVKRRLEVRAVVDGITIIDDFAHHPTAVRETLRALRTAYPGSRLWAVLEPRSNTLRRNVFERELVESLSLADRIVLSGVYRQESIPEQERLHPETVVAGLRQSGKEAVLLANADAIVQAIAPELRSGDVVAILSNGGFEGIYDKLPQALENKALVRS, from the coding sequence ATGCAAAACAAACACATTCATCTCATCGGAATCTGCGGCACGGCGATGGCTTCTTTGGCCGGACTCTTGCAGCTGAAGGGACATCATGTCACTGGATCCGACGATGCAGCCTATCCGCCCATGTCTGACCTGCTCTCCAGTCTGCGGATTCCCGTTGCCGAACCATTCTCAGAGGAAAACCTGAAGCCGCATCCCGATCTGGTCATCATTGGAAACGCAATTTCTCGCGGCAATGTTGAGCTGGAGTATGTGCTGGACCAGCGCATCCCGTTCACCTCTCTCGCCGCGCTGATGCATCACGAATTTCTGCGCGGACGTGAATCGCTTGTCGTTGCCGGGACGCACGGTAAGACGACGACGACTTCCATGCTGGCGTGGATCTATGAGGTCGCTTCGCGCCAGCAGCCGGAGCTTGCTCCGTCGTTTCTGATTGGCGGCGTGGCGGAAAATTTTGGCGCCAGCTTTCAGCTGCGCGAGGGCCGGCCGTTCATCATCGAAGGTGATGAGTATGACACGGCCTTCTTCGACAAAGGCCCAAAATTCATGCACTACTTCCCGGACGCGCTGATTCTTACGCACGTCGAGTTCGATCATGCGGACATTTACCGCGATCTCGACCAGGTAAAGACCGCCTTTAAGCGCCTGGTGAACCTGGTGCCGCGACGGGGGCGCATCGTCGCCTATGATGGTGCTGCGAATGTCTCCGAATGCGTGGCGCGTGCCTTTTGCAAAGTGGAGCGGTATGGTTTTGCACCAGACGCAACTTGGCGCATCACAGACCTTCATTTTGCTGAGGGCCAGACCCGGTGGAAGGTCCAGCATGAAGGCATGCCCTTCGCGGAGCTGGCTCTGAACATGGCTGGCGAACACAATGCGCTGAATGCAACGGCTGCAGCGGCGCTGGCGGCCGGGCAGGGAGTCTCCCTCGCAGCAATTCAGGAGGCCCTGATCACTTTTCAAAGCGTCAAACGAAGACTTGAGGTGCGCGCCGTGGTGGATGGCATCACCATCATTGATGACTTTGCACACCATCCCACGGCTGTCCGTGAGACGCTGCGGGCCTTGCGCACTGCTTATCCTGGATCGCGCCTCTGGGCCGTCCTCGAACCGCGTTCAAATACTCTGCGCCGCAATGTCTTCGAGCGCGAGCTGGTAGAGAGCCTTTCGCTTGCGGACCGCATCGTTTTGTCAGGGGTCTATAGGCAGGAGAGTATTCCCGAACAGGAACGGCTGCATCCGGAAACAGTGGTGGCCGGGCTCAGGCAATCGGGGAAAGAGGCCGTGCTCCTGGCGAATGCCGACGCGATTGTGCAAGCCATCGCTCCAGAGCTTCGCTCCGGCGATGTCGTTGCCATTCTCTCGAATGGCGGGTTTGAAGGAATCTATGACAAACTGCCGCAAGCGCTGGAGAACAAGGCACTGGTCCGTTCATAA
- a CDS encoding lysophospholipid acyltransferase family protein yields MLATFAVLFTYLFFGIPAAVVGLPWTLMSGDISMLYRWAMWIARTGLRVAGIQVKAEGLERLDPRQRYIFMSNHVSNLDPPVLLPLIPGRTSVFLKRALMKIPVLGYAMQLGNFVPVDRDGRVESAKQSVEKGREVLASGLHMTTFVEGTRSPDGRLLPFKKGPFYLAMEAGVPVVPVSISGTESMMKKGSIRITPGTARVVFHPPLWPKEYTSREDLMAAVRAAIASGLPEWMR; encoded by the coding sequence ATGCTTGCCACCTTTGCTGTTCTGTTTACATATCTTTTCTTTGGAATTCCTGCTGCGGTCGTCGGTCTGCCCTGGACGCTGATGTCCGGGGACATTTCCATGCTTTACCGCTGGGCCATGTGGATCGCCAGGACTGGCCTCCGGGTTGCCGGGATCCAGGTTAAAGCAGAGGGGCTGGAGCGGCTGGATCCCCGGCAGCGGTATATTTTCATGTCCAATCATGTCTCGAACCTTGATCCCCCGGTACTGCTGCCACTCATTCCCGGACGTACGTCTGTCTTTCTGAAGCGGGCATTGATGAAGATCCCGGTCCTGGGATATGCCATGCAGCTCGGCAACTTCGTTCCCGTAGACCGCGACGGGCGCGTGGAGAGCGCAAAGCAAAGCGTGGAAAAGGGAAGAGAAGTGCTTGCCTCAGGGTTACATATGACCACCTTTGTCGAGGGGACGCGCTCTCCGGATGGCCGCTTGCTTCCTTTCAAGAAAGGGCCGTTCTATCTTGCCATGGAGGCGGGTGTTCCCGTAGTGCCGGTTTCGATTTCCGGAACAGAAAGCATGATGAAAAAGGGAAGCATCCGCATCACTCCGGGGACAGCGCGAGTGGTCTTTCATCCGCCACTCTGGCCGAAGGAATATACCTCGCGTGAAGATTTGATGGCCGCCGTTCGAGCAGCCATTGCCTCCGGACTGCCGGAATGGATGCGCTAG
- the dusB gene encoding tRNA dihydrouridine synthase DusB — protein sequence MQKHWDNPREHTMPPGVRVPASVQIGAITVAPATVLAPMAGVTDTVFRRFIRNASVFSSQAAPGTSVESEITNQQSGCGLIMTEFTSADGLTRMRESKRKRYLTFYEDEHPISAQLFGSNPETLADAARIVQDTGFDMVDLNLGCPAKRVVSCNGGSGLLRDLPLIERIFTAVRAAVSIPFTVKFRLGWNDSNIICVELARMAEGCGLQAVALHARTREQGYSGQARWEYIAQVKDAVRIPVIGNGDVRTPEDACALVAQTGCNAVMIGRAAPSNPWIFRQIAQYTATGHYDVPTVFDRYRMIRTYFQMLLEESHPETVGKMKQFASWFTHGVPGGASLRKSIYESRSGEAILSAVERFFEPQMTALAS from the coding sequence ATGCAGAAACACTGGGACAATCCGCGCGAACACACCATGCCGCCAGGCGTGCGGGTTCCTGCGTCTGTACAGATAGGCGCGATTACGGTGGCCCCGGCTACCGTTCTTGCCCCCATGGCTGGCGTCACAGACACTGTATTTCGCCGCTTCATCCGCAATGCCAGCGTCTTTTCCTCTCAGGCCGCCCCGGGGACGTCCGTAGAATCCGAGATCACCAATCAGCAATCAGGCTGTGGACTGATCATGACCGAGTTCACCTCGGCGGACGGTCTTACTCGGATGCGTGAGTCCAAACGCAAGCGCTATCTGACTTTTTACGAGGACGAACATCCTATTTCTGCGCAGTTGTTCGGCTCAAATCCGGAGACCTTGGCCGACGCAGCCCGTATCGTACAGGACACTGGTTTTGACATGGTCGATCTGAACCTGGGCTGTCCTGCCAAGCGCGTGGTTTCCTGCAATGGCGGCAGTGGACTTCTGCGCGATCTTCCCCTGATTGAAAGGATCTTCACGGCAGTTCGCGCCGCTGTGTCCATCCCATTTACGGTGAAATTCCGCCTGGGATGGAACGACTCCAACATCATTTGCGTGGAACTGGCCCGTATGGCCGAAGGATGCGGTCTCCAGGCCGTGGCCCTCCATGCGCGCACGCGTGAACAGGGGTACTCCGGACAGGCCCGCTGGGAATACATCGCCCAAGTCAAGGATGCCGTCCGTATTCCTGTGATTGGCAATGGAGATGTCCGCACTCCGGAAGATGCCTGCGCCCTGGTGGCCCAAACCGGGTGCAATGCAGTCATGATTGGCCGTGCGGCCCCATCCAACCCCTGGATTTTCCGCCAGATTGCCCAGTACACAGCAACCGGGCACTACGATGTACCTACCGTCTTTGATCGCTATCGGATGATTCGCACCTACTTCCAGATGCTACTTGAGGAAAGCCATCCGGAAACAGTGGGCAAGATGAAGCAATTCGCCTCCTGGTTTACTCATGGAGTTCCAGGTGGGGCCTCCCTGCGCAAATCGATCTACGAGTCACGGAGCGGCGAAGCCATTCTTTCCGCCGTCGAGCGCTTTTTCGAGCCTCAGATGACCGCGCTCGCTTCCTGA
- the rpmE gene encoding 50S ribosomal protein L31 yields the protein MPKPGIHPNYQEIRVVCACGHSFTTRSTHKGDIHLEICSNCHPFFTGKQKLVDTAGRVERFRRKYAKAETSAK from the coding sequence ATGCCAAAGCCAGGAATTCATCCAAATTATCAGGAAATCCGTGTAGTTTGTGCCTGTGGGCACAGCTTTACCACGCGCTCGACCCATAAGGGAGATATCCACCTCGAAATCTGCTCCAATTGCCATCCTTTCTTTACAGGCAAACAGAAGCTGGTGGATACAGCCGGTCGCGTGGAGCGCTTCCGCCGCAAGTACGCCAAAGCGGAGACTTCAGCAAAGTAA